In Argiope bruennichi chromosome 4, qqArgBrue1.1, whole genome shotgun sequence, a single window of DNA contains:
- the LOC129965865 gene encoding mucin-5AC-like isoform X2: MSWLSVLSLCLVLFASNADALSLAKSWVQDEGTAIYFLNRAIEYLRECGVLKIDQERDAIETMFEISSLYQKNAKPSKIKHSVASKLAEIIMEGLEGASDTSYKMDCVSQAIASALEATTGTVDDNFIESVQELVVVMYNNDIEEKMEEEIEEIAASQQAAAAESQILTAQSDFGTIQTQSSVQNGIQQQTTVDISSSISNQIQSQQYADSQVQQLSGAGIQAQESTEIQTALQQSSGQVQSQQSSSVQMQSQQDFGTQQQQLNSQLQSSSNQQQYETSQISVAQQQYEASQQQSSIAQEQYEISQQQASIAQQQYEASQQQSSVAQQQYETSQQQASIAQQQYQATQQQYDSSQQQSSSSEQQYTASEQQVQQSSNSYIDQSSIQQSSQVVSQQAQEDSASYQSQQSSYSAASSAGSIVSQSQDTVSSAPVYFSSQTLTNSLASSLQSLNALNYVSSGQLSATDISSTVARAVAQALGLSQGSVENIISQQLSNIRPGTSTSSISQAIANAVSSAVQGSASAAPGQELSIAQSTYSAISSSLSQLISQRTAPTPTPRPLPAPLPAPAPRPRTAPAPRPAPVYAPAPVVSQLQASASTQASAQQNSFAQSSVAQQSSVAQQSSVAQQSSVAQQSSVAQQSSVAQSQQNSYSAASSAGSSVSQSQATVSSAPVYFSSQTLTNSLASSLQSLNALNYVSSGQLSPSDISSTVARAVAQTLGLSQGSVQNIISQQLSNIRPGTSTSSISQAIANAISSAVQGSASAAPGQEQTIAQSAYSAISSSLSQLISQRTAPTPAPKPLPAPLPVPAPRPRPAPAPRPAPVYAPAPVVSQLQASASTQASAQQNSFAQTSVAQQSSVAQQSSVAQQSSVAQQSSVAQQSSVAQQSSVAQQSSVAQSQQNSYSAASSAGSSVSQSQATVSSAPVYFSSQTLTNSLASSLQSLNALNYVSSGQLSRSDISSTVARAVAQTLGLSQGSVQNIISQQLSNIRPGTSTSSISQAIANAVSSAVQGSASAAPGQEQTIAQSAYSAISSSLSQLISQRTAPKPLPAPLPAPAPRPRPAPAPRPAPVYAPAPVVSQLQASASTQASAQQNSFAQTSVAQQSSVAQQSSVAQQSSVAQQSSVAQSQQNSYSAASSAGSSVSQSQATVSSAPVYFSSQTLTNSLASSLQSLNALNYVSSGQLSRSDISSTVARAVAQTLGLSQGSVQNIISQQLSNIRPGTSTSSISQAIANAVSSAVQSSASAAPGQEQSIAQSVYSAISSSLSQLISQRTAPTPAPKPLPAPLPAPAPRPRPAPAPRPAPVYAPAPVVSQLQASASTQASAQQNSFAQTSVAQQSTVAQQSSVAQQSSVAQQSSVAQQSSVAQQSSVAQSQQNSYSAASSAGSSVSQSQATVSSAPVYFSSQTLTNSLASSLQSLNALNHVSSGQLSRSDISSTVARAVAQTLGLSQGSVQNIISQQLSNIRPGTSTSSISQAIANAVSSAVQGSASAAPGQEQTIAQSAYSAISSSLSQLISQRTAPTPAPKPLPAPLPAPAPRPRPAPAPRPAPVYAPAPAVSQLQASASTQASAQQNSFAQTSVAQQSSVAEQSSVAQQSSVAQQSSVAQQSSVAQSQQNSYSAASSAGSSVSQSQATVSSAPVYFSSQTLTNSLASSLQSLNALNYVSSGQLSPSDISSTVARAVAQTLGLSQGSVQNIISQQLSNIRPGTSTSSISQAIANAVSSAVQRSASAAPGQEQSIAQSVYSAISSSLSQLISQRTAPTPALNPLPAPLPAPAPRPRPAPAPRPAPVYAPAPVVSQLQASASTQSSGQQNSFAQTSVAQQSSVAQQSSVAQQSSVAQQSSVAQSQQNSYSAASSAGSSVSQSQATVSSAPVYFSSQTLTNSLASSLQSLNALNYVSSGQLSPSDISSTVARAVAQTLGLSQGSVQNIISQQLSNIRPGTSTSSISQAIANAVSSAVQRSASAAPGQEQSIAQSVYSAISSSLSQLISQRTAPTPAPKPLPAPLPAPAPRPRPAPAPRPAPVYAPAPVVSQLQASASTQASAQQNSFAQTSVAQQSSVAQQSSVAQQSSVAQQSSVVQQSSVAQSQQNSYSAASSAGSSVSQSQATVSIAPVYFSSQTLTNSLASSLQSLNALNYVSSGQLSPSDISSTVARAVAQTLGLSQGSVQNIISQQLSNIRPGTSTSSISQAIANAVSSAVQSSASAAPGQEQSIAQSVYSAISSSLSQLISQRTAPIPAPKPLPAPLPAPAPRPRPAPAPRPAPVYAPAPVVSQLQASASTQASAQQNSFAQTSVAQQSSVAQQSSVAQQSSVAQQSSVAQSQQNSYSAASSAGSSVSQSQATVSSAPVYFSSQTLTNSLASSLQSLNALNYVSSGQLSPSDISSTVARAVAQTLGLSQGSVQNIISQQLSNIRPGASTSSISQAIANAVSSAVQRSTSAAPGQEQSIAQSVYSAISSSLSQLISQRTAPTPAPKPLPAPLPAPAPRPRPAPAPRPAPVYAPVPVYAPAPVYAPAPVVSQLQASASTQASAQQNSFAQTSVAQQSSVAQQSSVAQQSSVAQSQQNSYSAASSAGSSVSQSQATVSSAPVYFSSQTLTNSLASSLQSLNALNYVSSGQLSPSDISSTVARAVAQTLGLSQGSVQNIISQQLSNIRPGASTSSISQAIANAVSSAVQRSTSAAPGQEQSIAQSVYSAISSSLSQLISQRTAPTPAPKPLPAPLPAPAPRPRPAPAPRPAPVYAPVPVYAPAPVYAPAPVVSQLQASASTQASAQQNSFAQTSVAQQSSVAQQSSVAQQSSVAQSQQNSYSAASSAGSSVSQSQATVSSAPVYFSSQTLTNSLASSLQSLNALNYVSSGQLSPSDISSTVARAVAQTLGLSQGSVQNIISQQLSNIRPGTSTSSISQAIANAVSSAVQRSASAAPGQEQSIAQSVYSAISSSLSQLISQRTAPTPAPKPLPAPLPAPAPRPRPAPAPRPAPVYAPAPVYAPAPVVSQLQASASTQASAQQNSFAQSQQTSVAQSQQGSYSSQLQNLQSPNALSSSLVHQVGVSQSQSGGSSFSSGSSSDFGSSSSSAAVFSTPISTVSYAPSTISSSTSVGGSSFSSGSSSGFSSSASSASESTLAASAAQQLLSPAANQRIAALSNSLKYAVAGGQVNYGALSNSLANAASQIQSSSGLSKNEVLVEALLETLAALLDSLSISGSSNSQFAQAVLQAFA, from the exons ATGTCTTGGCTTTCAGTTTTATCCCTTTGCTTGGTGCTCTTTGCATCCAACGCAGATGCTCTCTCTCTCGCAAAGTCTTGGGTTCAGGATGAAGGAACGGCTATTTATTTCTTGAATCGTGCCATAGAATACTTGAGAGAATGCGGTGTTTTGAAGATTGACCAGGAAAGAGATGCGATCGAAACTATGTTTGAAATTAGTTCGCTGTATCAAAAGAATGCGAAACCTAGTAAGATAAAGCATTCTGTTGCTTCTAAATTGGCTGAAATCATCATGGAAGGCTTGGAAGGAGCAAGTGACACATCGTATAAGATGGATTGCGTCTCTCAAGCAATTGCTAGCGCCTTAGAAGCGACAACAGGTACTGTGGATGATAATTTCATAGAGTCTGTCCAAGAGTTGGTAGTAGTAATGTATAACAATGATATCGAAGAAAAAATGGaagaagaaatagaagaaattgcAGCAAGTCAGCAGGCAGCAGCTGCTGAAAGTCAAATTTTGACAGCACAATCTGACTTTGGAACAATACAGACTCAGTCGTCAGTGCAGAACGGTATACAACAACAAACCACAGTAGATATCTCTTCTTCGATTTCTAATCAGATTCAGTCACAGCAGTATGCAGATAGTCAAGTTCAACAACTTTCAGGGGCAGGCATACAAGCACAAGAGTCCACAGAAATTCAAACTGCTTTGCAACAGTCTTCTGGTCAAGTTCAGTCACAGCAATCATCTTCCGTCCAAATGCAGTCACAACAAGATTTTGGTACCCAACAGCAACAACTAAATTCTCAACTGCAGTCTTCTAGCAATCAACAGCAATATGAAACTTCGCAAATTTCTGTAGCTCAGCAGCAGTATGAAGCTTCTCAACAACAGTCTTCTATTGCCCAAGAGCAATATGAAATTTCTCAACAACAGGCTTCCATTGCTCAGCAACAATATGAAGCTTCTCAACAACAATCTTCTGTCGCTCAACAGCAATATGAAACTTCTCAACAACAAGCTTCCATCGCTCAGCAACAATACCAAGCTACTCAACAACAATATGACAGTTCTCAGCAGCAGTCTTCTAGTTCGGAACAGCAGTACACAGCATCAGAGCAACAGGTTCAGCAATCCTCCAATTCATACATTGATCAATCAAGTATTCAACAATCCTCTCAAGTTGTTTCACAACAAGCACAAGAAGACTCTGCAAGTTATCAATCGCAACAAAGTTCCTACTCTGCAGCGTCATCTGCCGGTTCGATTGTGTCGCAATCTCAAGACACTGTCTCAAGTGCCCCTGTGTATTTCAGCTCGCAAACTTTGACAAACAGCCTGGCTTCATCTCTGCAATCACTGAATGCTCTTAATTACGTATCCAGTGGTCAGTTGAGTGCCACGGATATCTCTTCGACTGTTGCGAGGGCTGTAGCCCAGGCACTCGGATTGTCACAAGGGTCAGTTGAAAATATCATAAGCCAACAATTGAGCAACATTAGGCCCGGAACTTCAACATCATCAATCTCTCAGGCGATAGCAAATGCCGTATCTTCCGCAGTTCAAGGATCAGCCTCAGCAGCTCCCGGACAGGAACTATCTATTGCACAAAGTACATATTCAGCTATTTCCTCCTCTTTATCACAACTCATTTCACAGAGAACAGCCCCGACTCCAACCCCGAGACCCTTACCAGCTCCATTGCCTGCTCCGGCTCCGAGACCCAGAACTGCACCCGCTCCACGACCAGCGCCAGTCTATGCACCAGCGCCAGTTGTTTCGCAACTTCAGGCATCTGCTTCCACTCAAGCCTCAGCACAACAGAATTCTTTTGCACAGTCCTCAGTTGCTCAACAGTCCTCAGTTGCTCAACAGTCCTCAGTTGCTCAACAGTCCTCAGTTGCTCAACAGTCCTCAGTTGCTCAACAGTCTTCAGTTGCTCAATCGCAACAAAATTCCTACTCCGCAGCGTCATCTGCCGGATCGAGTGTGTCGCAGTCTCAAGCCACTGTCTCAAGTGCCCCTGTGTATTTCAGCTCGCAAACTTTGACAAACAGCCTGGCTTCATCTCTGCAATCACTGAATGCTCTTAATTACGTATCCAGTGGTCAGTTGAGTCCCTCGGATATCTCTTCGACTGTTGCGAGAGCTGTAGCCCAGACACTCGGATTGTCACAAGGGTCAGTTCAAAATATCATAAGCCAACAATTGAGCAACATTAGGCCCGGAACTTCAACATCATCAATCTCTCAGGCGATAGCAAATGCCATATCTTCCGCAGTTCAAGGATCAGCCTCAGCAGCTCCCGGACAGGAACAAACTATTGCACAAAGTGCATATTCGGCTATTTCCTCCTCTTTATCACAACTCATTTCACAGAGAACAGCCCCGACTCCAGCCCCGAAACCCTTACCAGCTCCATTGCCTGTTCCAGCTCCGAGACCCAGACCAGCACCCGCTCCACGACCAGCGCCAGTTTATGCACCAGCGCCAGTTGTTTCGCAACTTCAGGCATCTGCTTCCACTCAAGCCTCGGCACAACAGAATTCTTTTGCACAGACATCAGTTGCTCAACAGTCCTCAGTTGCTCAACAGTCCTCAGTTGCTCAACAGTCCTCAGTTGCTCAACAGTCCTCAGTTGCTCAACAGTCATCAGTTGCTCAACAGTCTTCAGTTGCTCAACAGTCTTCAGTTGCACAATCGCAACAAAATTCCTACTCTGCAGCGTCATCTGCCGGATCGAGTGTGTCGCAGTCTCAAGCCACTGTCTCAAGTGCCCCTGTGTATTTCAGCTCGCAAACTTTGACAAACAGCCTGGCTTCATCTCTGCAATCACTGAATGCTCTTAATTACGTATCCAGTGGTCAGTTGAGTCGCTCAGATATCTCTTCGACTGTTGCGAGAGCTGTAGCCCAGACACTCGGATTGTCACAAGGGTCAGTTCAAAATATCATAAGCCAACAATTGAGCAACATTAGGCCCGGAACTTCAACATCATCAATCTCTCAGGCGATAGCAAATGCCGTATCTTCCGCAGTTCAAGGATCAGCCTCAGCAGCTCCCGGACAGGAACAAACAATTGCACAAAGTGCATACTCAGCTATTTCCTCCTCTTTATCACAACTCATTTCACAGAGAACAGCCCCGAAACCCTTACCAGCTCCATTGCCTGCTCCGGCTCCAAGACCCAGACCAGCACCCGCTCCACGACCAGCGCCAGTCTATGCACCAGCGCCAGTTGTTTCGCAGCTTCAGGCATCTGCTTCCACTCAAGCCTCAGCACAACAGAATTCTTTTGCACAGACATCAGTTGCTCAACAGTCCTCAGTTGCTCAACAGTCCTCAGTTGCTCAACAGTCATCAGTTGCTCAACAGTCTTCAGTTGCTCAATCGCAACAAAATTCCTACTCCGCAGCGTCATCTGCCGGATCGAGTGTGTCGCAGTCTCAAGCCACTGTCTCAAGTGCCCCTGTGTATTTCAGCTCGCAAACTTTGACAAACAGCCTGGCTTCATCTCTGCAATCACTGAATGCTCTTAATTACGTATCCAGTGGTCAGTTGAGTCGCTCAGATATCTCTTCGACTGTTGCGAGAGCTGTAGCCCAGACACTCGGATTGTCACAAGGGTCAGTTCAAAATATCATAAGCCAACAATTGAGCAACATTAGGCCCGGAACTTCAACATCATCAATCTCTCAGGCGATAGCAAATGCCGTATCTTCCGCAGTTCAAAGTTCAGCCTCCGCAGCTCCCGGACAGGAACAATCTATTGCACAAAGTGTATATTCAGCTATTTCCTCCTCTTTATCACAACTCATTTCACAGAGAACAGCCCCGACTCCAGCCCCGAAACCCTTACCAGCTCCATTGCCTGCTCCGGCTCCGAGACCCAGACCAGCACCCGCTCCACGACCAGCGCCAGTTTATGCACCAGCGCCAGTTGTTTCGCAACTTCAGGCATCTGCTTCCACTCAAGCCTCGGCACAACAGAATTCTTTTGCACAGACATCAGTTGCTCAACAGTCCACAGTTGCTCAACAGTCCTCAGTTGCTCAACAGTCCTCAGTTGCTCAACAGTCATCAGTTGCTCAACAGTCTTCAGTTGCTCAACAGTCTTCAGTTGCACAATCGCAACAAAATTCCTACTCTGCAGCGTCATCTGCCGGATCGAGTGTGTCGCAGTCTCAAGCCACTGTCTCAAGTGCCCCTGTGTATTTCAGCTCGCAAACTTTGACAAACAGCCTGGCTTCATCTCTGCAATCACTGAATGCTCTTAATCACGTATCCAGTGGTCAGTTGAGTCGCTCAGATATCTCTTCGACTGTTGCGAGAGCTGTAGCCCAGACACTCGGATTGTCACAAGGGTCAGTTCAAAATATCATAAGCCAACAATTGAGCAACATTAGGCCCGGAACTTCAACATCATCAATCTCTCAGGCGATAGCAAATGCCGTATCTTCCGCAGTTCAAGGATCAGCCTCAGCAGCTCCCGGACAGGAACAAACAATTGCACAAAGTGCATACTCAGCTATTTCCTCCTCTTTATCACAACTCATTTCACAGAGAACAGCCCCGACTCCAGCCCCGAAACCCTTACCAGCTCCATTGCCTGCTCCGGCTCCGAGACCCAGACCAGCACCCGCTCCACGACCAGCGCCAGTTTATGCACCAGCGCCAGCTGTTTCGCAACTTCAGGCATCTGCTTCCACTCAAGCCTCGGCACAACAGAATTCTTTTGCACAGACATCAGTTGCTCAACAGTCCTCAGTTGCTGAACAGTCCTCAGTTGCTCAACAGTCATCAGTTGCTCAACAGTCTTCAGTTGCTCAACAGTCTTCAGTTGCACAATCTCAACAAAATTCCTACTCTGCAGCGTCATCTGCCGGATCGAGTGTGTCGCAGTCTCAAGCCACTGTCTCAAGTGCCCCTGTGTATTTCAGCTCGCAAACTTTGACAAACAGCCTGGCTTCATCTCTGCAATCACTGAATGCTCTTAATTACGTATCCAGTGGTCAGTTGAGTCCCTCGGATATCTCTTCGACTGTTGCGAGAGCTGTAGCCCAGACACTCGGATTGTCACAAGGGTCAGTTCAAAATATCATAAGCCAACAATTGAGCAACATTAGGCCCGGAACTTCAACATCATCAATCTCTCAGGCGATAGCAAATGCCGTATCTTCCGCAGTTCAAAGATCAGCCTCCGCAGCTCCCGGACAGGAACAATCTATTGCACAAAGTGTATATTCAGCTATTTCCTCCTCTTTATCACAACTCATTTCACAGAGAACAGCCCCAACTCCAGCCCTGAACCCCTTACCAGCTCCATTGCCTGCTCCGGCTCCGAGACCCAGACCAGCACCCGCTCCACGACCAGCGCCAGTTTATGCACCAGCGCCAGTTGTTTCGCAACTTCAGGCATCTGCTTCCACTCAGTCCTCGGGACAACAGAATTCTTTTGCACAGACATCAGTTGCTCAACAGTCCTCAGTTGCTCAACAGTCCTCAGTTGCTCAACAGTCATCAGTTGCTCAACAGTCTTCAGTTGCACAATCGCAACAAAATTCCTACTCTGCAGCGTCATCTGCCGGATCGAGTGTGTCGCAGTCTCAAGCCACTGTCTCAAGTGCCCCTGTGTATTTCAGCTCGCAAACTTTGACAAACAGCCTGGCTTCATCTCTGCAATCACTGAATGCTCTTAATTACGTATCCAGTGGTCAGTTGAGTCCCTCGGATATCTCTTCGACTGTTGCGAGAGCTGTAGCCCAGACACTCGGATTGTCACAAGGTTCAGTTCAAAATATCATAAGCCAACAATTGAGCAACATTAGGCCCGGAACTTCAACATCATCAATCTCTCAGGCGATAGCAAATGCCGTATCTTCCGCAGTTCAAAGATCAGCCTCCGCAGCTCCCGGACAGGAACAATCTATTGCACAAAGTGTATATTCAGCTATTTCCTCCTCTTTATCACAACTCATTTCACAGAGAACAGCCCCGACTCCAGCCCCGAAACCCTTACCAGCTCCATTGCCTGCTCCGGCTCCGAGACCCAGACCAGCACCCGCTCCACGACCAGCGCCAGTTTATGCACCAGCGCCAGTTGTTTCGCAACTTCAGGCATCTGCTTCCACTCAAGCCTCGGCACAACAGAATTCTTTTGCACAGACATCAGTTGCTCAACAGTCCTCAGTTGCTCAACAGTC ATCAGTTGCTCAACAGTCCTCAGTTGCTCAACAGTCATCAGTTGTTCAACAGTCTTCAGTTGCACAATCGCAACAAAATTCCTACTCTGCAGCGTCATCTGCCGGATCGAGTGTGTCGCAGTCTCAAGCCACTGTCTCAATTGCCCCTGTGTATTTCAGCTCGCAAACTTTGACAAACAGCCTGGCTTCATCTCTGCAATCACTGAATGCTCTTAATTACGTATCCAGTGGTCAGTTGAGTCCCTCGGATATCTCTTCGACTGTTGCGAGAGCTGTAGCCCAGACACTCGGATTGTCACAAGGGTCAGTTCAAAATATCATAAGCCAACAATTGAGCAACATTAGGCCCGGAACTTCAACATCATCAATCTCTCAAGCGATAGCAAATGCCGTATCTTCCGCAGTTCAAAGTTCAGCCTCCGCAGCTCCCGGACAGGAACAATCTATTGCACAAAGTGTATATTCAGCTATTTCCTCCTCTTTATCACAACTCATTTCACAGAGAACAGCCCCGATTCCAGCTCCGAAACCCTTACCAGCTCCATTGCCTGCTCCGGCTCCGAGACCCAGACCAGCACCCGCTCCACGACCAGCGCCAGTTTATGCACCAGCGCCAGTTGTTTCGCAACTTCAGGCATCTGCTTCCACTCAAGCCTCGGCACAACAGAATTCTTTTGCACAGACATCAGTTGCTCAACAGTCCTCAGTTGCTCAACAGTCCTCAGTTGCTCAACAGTCATCAGTTGCTCAACAGTCTTCAGTTGCACAATCGCAACAAAATTCCTACTCTGCAGCGTCATCTGCCGGATCGAGTGTGTCGCAGTCTCAAGCCACTGTCTCAAGTGCCCCTGTGTATTTCAGCTCGCAAACTTTGACAAACAGCCTGGCTTCATCTCTGCAATCACTGAATGCTCTTAATTACGTATCCAGTGGTCAGTTGAGTCCCTCGGATATCTCTTCGACTGTTGCGAGAGCTGTAGCCCAGACACTCGGATTGTCACAAGGGTCAGTTCAAAATATCATAAGCCAACAATTGAGCAACATTAGGCCCGGAGCTTCAACATCATCAATCTCTCAAGCGATAGCAAATGCCGTATCTTCCGCAGTTCAAAGATCAACCTCCGCAGCTCCCGGACAGGAACAATCTATTGCACAAAGTGTATATTCAGCTATTTCCTCCTCTTTATCACAACTCATTTCACAGAGAACAGCCCCGACTCCAGCCCCGAAACCCTTACCAGCTCCATTGCCTGCTCCGGCTCCGAGACCCAGACCAGCACCCGCTCCACGACCAGCGCCAGTTTATGCACCAGTGCCAGTTTATGCACCAGCGCCAGTTTATGCACCAGCGCCAGTTGTTTCGCAACTTCAGGCATCTGCTTCCACTCAAGCCTCGGCACAACAGAATTCTTTTGCACAGACATCAGTTGCTCAACAGTCCTCAGTTGCTCAACAGTCATCAGTTGCTCAACAGTCTTCAGTTGCACAATCGCAACAAAATTCCTACTCTGCAGCGTCATCTGCCGGATCGAGTGTGTCGCAGTCTCAAGCCACTGTCTCAAGTGCCCCTGTGTATTTCAGCTCGCAAACTTTGACAAACAGCCTGGCTTCATCTCTGCAATCACTGAATGCTCTTAATTACGTATCCAGTGGTCAGTTGAGTCCCTCGGATATCTCTTCGACTGTTGCGAGAGCTGTAGCCCAGACACTCGGATTGTCACAAGGGTCAGTTCAAAATATCATAAGCCAACAATTGAGCAACATTAGGCCCGGAGCTTCAACATCATCAATCTCTCAAGCGATAGCAAATGCCGTATCTTCCGCAGTTCAAAGATCAACCTCCGCAGCTCCCGGACAGGAACAATCTATTGCACAAAGTGTATATTCAGCTATTTCCTCCTCTTTATCACAACTCATTTCACAGAGAACAGCCCCGACTCCAGCCCCGAAACCCTTACCAGCTCCATTGCCTGCTCCGGCTCCGAGACCCAGACCAGCACCCGCTCCACGACCAGCGCCAGTTTATGCACCAGTGCCAGTTTATGCACCAGCGCCAGTTTATGCACCAGCGCCAGTAGTTTCGCAACTTCAGGCATCTGCTTCCACTCAAGCCTCGGCACAACAGAATTCTTTTGCACAGACATCAGTTGCTCAACAGTCCTCAGTTGCTCAACAGTCATCAGTTGCTCAACAGTCTTCAGTTGCACAATCGCAACAAAATTCCTACTCTGCAGCGTCATCTGCCGGATCGAGTGTGTCGCAGTCTCAAGCCACTGTCTCAAGTGCCCCTGTGTATTTCAGCTCGCAAACTTTGACAAACAGCCTGGCTTCATCTCTGCAATCACTGAATGCTCTTAATTACGTATCCAGTGGTCAGTTGAGTCCCTCGGATATCTCTTCGACTGTTGCGAGAGCTGTAGCCCAGACACTCGGATTGTCACAAGGGTCAGTTCAAAATATCATAAGCCAGCAATTGAGCAACATTAGGCCAGGAACTTCAACATCATCAATCTCTCAAGCGATAGCAAATGCCGTATCTTCCGCAGTTCAAAGATCAGCCTCCGCAGCTCCCGGACAGGAACAATCTATTGCACAAAGTGTATATTCAGCTATTTCCTCCTCTTTATCACAACTCATTTCACAGAGAACAGCCCCGACTCCAGCCCCGAAACCCTTACCAGCTCCATTGCCTGCTCCGGCTCCGAGACCCAGACCAGCACCCGCTCCACGACCAGCGCCAGTTTATGCACCAGCGCCAGTTTATGCACCAGCGCCAGTTGTTTCGCAACTTCAGGCATCTGCTTCCACTCAAGCCTCGGCACAACAGAATTCTTTTGCACAGTCCCAACAGACATCAGTTGCTCAATCGCAACAAGGTTCCTATTCCTCACAGTTACAAAATCTTCAATCGCCAAATGCTCTTTCTTCAAGTCTAGTTCATCAAGTAGGTGTTTCTCAGTCTCAGTCTGGCGGATCTTCTTTTTCTAGCGGATCATCTTCAGATTTTGGCTCCTCTTCGTCGTCTGCTGCTGTCTTTTCTACTCCAATCAGTACCGTGTCCTATGCTCCTTCAACAATCAGCAGCTCTACGTCTGTTGGAGGCTCGTCATTTTCTAGTGGATCTTCGTCCGGTTTTAGCTCTTCTGCATCTTCTGCTTCTGAGTCCACCCTGGCCGCTTCCGCTGCCCAGCAGCTTTTGTCACCTGCAGCGAATCAAAGAATCGCAGCACTGtctaattctttgaaatatgctGTGGCTGGAGGACAAGTCAATTACGGTGCTCTTTCAAATTCTCTTGCGAATGCTGCTAGTCAAATACAAAGTTCCTCTGGATTATCGAAGAACGAAGTCCTAGTCGAAGCTCTCTTGGAAACTTTAGCCGCATTGTTGGATTCCCTTTCAATTTCTGGATCATCCAACTCTCAATTTGCACAAGCAGTGCTACAAGCATTTGCCTAA